A DNA window from Strix aluco isolate bStrAlu1 chromosome 6, bStrAlu1.hap1, whole genome shotgun sequence contains the following coding sequences:
- the ABCB6 gene encoding ATP-binding cassette sub-family B member 6 → MVLMGGYCEGNSSVAQAWVQQGFQPCFFFTLVPAVLLSVCLLLGALQYACYVRFGRAMEPKYIPRSRLYRGQVLLSLLLALQPLGGLLWQVGRPGRLYGYMLLHACLWALSWGCAVALLQLEHTRVLAHDRTRGHGTVLLLFWALAFAAENLTLVCWRSPLWWWALEDTNQKVQFSFWLLRYLCTFMLFVLGMKAPGLPRKPYMLLVNEEERDVENSQPLLPDASRTTSTWKDFRRKLRLLVPYMWPRGNHLLQGLVLFCMALMGLERAINVFVPIYYKNIVNELTEGAPWHTLAWTVCIYVGLKFLQGGGAGSTGFVSNLRTFLWVWVQQFTNRQVQVQLFAHLHGLSLRWHLGRRTGEVLRSVDRGTSSINSLLSYIVFSIIPTIADIVIGIVYFTSVFSAWFGLIIFVCMSLYLTLTIFITEWRTKYRRDMNTRDNEAKSRAVDSLLNFETVKYYNAESYEVNRFNDAIIKYQVSEWKVSASLGLLNQTQNLVIGLGLLAGSLLCAYFVTENKLQVGDFVLFGTYIIQLYTPLNWFGTYYRMIQNSFVDMENMFELFHEEQEVKDAVNAGDLRLEAGRIEFENVHFSYMDGKEILQDVSFSVMPGQTLALVGPSGSGKSTIIRLLFRFYDVWGGCIRIDGQDISQVKQASLRAHIGVVPQDTVLFNDTIANNIRYGRILATDEEVQEAARAADIHDRILSFPDGYNTQVGERGLKLSGGEKQRVAIARTILKGPCIILLDEATSALDTETERNIQASLAKVCAHRTTIVVAHRLSTVVGADQILVLKDGRIVERGRHEELLQKGGVYASMWLQQQAGDEGESKERCPEKPPSSKKGP, encoded by the exons ATGGTGCTGATGGGGGGCTACTGTGAGGGCAACAGCTCCGTCGCCCAGGCCTGGGTGCAGCAGGGCTTCCAGCCCTGCTTCTTCTTCACGCTGGTGCCGGCCGTGCTGCTGAGCGTCTGCCTGCTGCTGGGCGCCCTGCAGTACGCCTGCTACGTCCGCTTCGGCCGTGCCATGGAGCCCAAGTACATCCCCCGCTCCCGCCTCTACCGCGGCCAGGTcctgctctccctgctcctggccctgcagcccctcGGCGGGCTGCTGTGGCAAGTGGGGAGGCCGGGACGGCTCTACGGGTACATGTTGCTGCACGCCTGCCTCTGGGCCCTTAGCTGGGGCTGCGCCGTCGCCCTCCTGCAGCTGGAGCACACGCGGGTGCTGGCGCATGACCGGACGCGGGGCCATGGCAccgtcctcctcctcttctgggcGCTGGCCTTCGCCGCCGAGAACCTGACCCtggtgtgctggaggagcccgctGTGGTGGTGGGCGCTGGAGGACACCAACCAGAAG GTACAGTTCAGCTTCTGGCTGCTACGTTACCTCTGCACGTTCATGCTCTTTGTCCTGGGCATGaaggccccggggctgccccgcaaGCCCTACATGCTGCTGGTCAACGAGGAGGAGCGGGATGTGGAGAACAGCCAG CCACTCCTGCCTGATGCCAGCAGGACCACCTCCACCTGGAAGGATTTCCGGAGGAAGCTGCGGCTGCTGGTGCCGTACATGTGGCCGAGAGGCAACCACCTGCTGCAGGGGCTGGTGCTGTTCTGCATGGCACTCATGGGGCTCGAGCGGGCCATCAACGTCTTCGTCCCCATCTACTACAAGAACATCG TGAATGAGCTGACGGAGGGCGCTCCCTGGCACACCCTGGCCTGGACTGTCTGCATCTACGTGGGGCTGAAGTTCCTGCAGGGTGGAGGTGCTG GCTCCACCGGCTTCGTGAGCAACCTGCGCACCTTCTTGTGGGTGTGGGTGCAGCAGTTCACCAACCGGCAGGTGCAGGTGCAGCTCTTCGCCCACCTGCACGGGCTGTCCCTGCGCTGGCACCTGGGGCGTCGCACCGGCGAGGTCCTGCGCAGCGTGGACCGGGGCACCAGCAGCATCAACAGCCTGCTGAG CTACATTGTCTTCAGCATCATCCCCACCATTGCGGACATCGTCATCGGCATCGTTTACTTCACGTCGGTCTTCAGCGCCTGGTTTGGCCTCATCATCTTTGTGTGTATGAGCCTCTACCTGA CTCTGACCATCTTCATCACCGAGTGGAGGACCAAGTACCGGCGGGACATGAACACACGCGACAATGAGGCCAAGTCCCGGGCTGTGGACTCGCTCCTCAATTTTGAGACG GTGAAATACTACAACGCAGAGAGCTACGAGGTGAACCGCTTTAATGATGCCATCATTAAGTACCAG GTCTCAGAGTGGAAGGTCAGTGCCTCACTGGGCCTCCTCAACCAGACCCAGAACCTGGTCATTGGCCTGGGCTTGCTGGCGGGGTCCCTGCTCTGTGCCTACTTTGTCACCGAAAACAAGCTGCAG GTGGGGGACTTTGTCCTCTTTGGCACCTACATCATTCAGCTCTACACGCCGCTCAACTGGTTCGGGACTTACTACAG GATGATCCAAAACTCCTTCGTGGACATGGAGAACATGTTCGAGCTCTTCCATGAGGAGCAGGAG GTGAAGGATGCGGTGAACGCCGGCGACCTGCGCTTGGAGGCCGGGCGGATCGAGTTTGAGAATGTGCACTTCAGCTACATGGATGG GAAGGAAATCCTGCAGGACGTCTCCTTCTCTGTGATGCCTGGGCAGACCCTGGCCCTG GTGGGACCTTCGGGCTCGGGGAAGAGCACCATCATCCGCCTGCTCTTCCGTTTCTACGATGTGTGGGGTGGCTGCATCCGCATCGACGGGCAGGACATCTCCCAG GTGAAGCAGGCGTCGCTGCGTGCTCACATCGGGGTGGTACCCCAGGACACAGTGCTCTTCAACGACACCATCGCCAACAACATCCGCTACGGACGGATCCTGGCCACCGACGAAGAGGTGCAGGAGGCAGCCCGGGCTGCTGACATCCACGACCGCATCCTCTCCTTCCCCGATG GATACAACACCCAGGTTGGGGAGCGGGGGCTGAAGCTGAGCGGCGGGGAGAAGCAGCGCGTTGCCATCGCACGCACCATCCTGAAGGGTCCTTGCATCATCTTGCTGGATGAG gccACGTCTGCGCTTGACACAGAGACCGAGAGGAATATCCAGGCCTCCCTGGCCAAGGTCTGCGCCCACCGCACCACCATCGTCGTCGCACATAG GCTCTCCACCGTGGTGGGCGCAGACCAGATCCTGGTGCTCAAGGACGGGCGCATTGTGGAGCGAGGCAG GCAcgaggagctgctgcagaagggCGGCGTGTACGCCAGcatgtggctgcagcagcaggccGGGGATGAGGGCGAGAGCAAGGAGCGCTGCCCCGAGAAGCCCCCGAGCAGCAAGAAGGGGCCGTGA
- the ATG9A gene encoding autophagy-related protein 9A: protein MAHFETQYQRLESSSTESPPGGGDLLVHVPEGAKSPWHHIENLDLFFSRVYNLHQKNGFTCMLIGEIFELMQFIFVVAFTTFLISCVDYDILFANKAVNHSQHPSEPIKVTLPDAFLPPNVCSARIQANSFLICILVIAGVFWIHRLVKFIYNICCYWEIHSFYINALKIPMSTLPYYTWQEVQARIVQIQKEHQICIHKKELTELDIYHRILRFKNYMVAMVNKSLLPIRFRLPLLGDTVFYTRGLKYNFELIFFWGPGSLFENEWSLKAEYKRAGNRLELAEKLSTRILWIGIANFLLCPLILIWQILYAFFSYTEILKREPGSLGARCWSLYGRCYLRHFNELDHELHSRLSKGYKPASKYMNCFISPLLTIVAKNVAFFAGSILAVLIALTIYDEDVLAVEHVLTTVTLLGVGITVCRSFIPDQHLVFCPEQLLRVILAHIHYMPDHWQGNAHRYETRDEFAQLFQYKAVFILEELLSPIITPLILIVCLRPKSLDIVDFFRNFTVEVVGVGDTCSFAQMDVRQHGHPAWMSAGKTEASIYQQAEDGKTELSLMHFAITNPKWQPPRESTAFIGFLKERVHRDSSVALAQQAVLPENALFSSIQSLQSESEPHSLIANVIAGSSALGFHMGREGQASRHLSEVASALRSFSPLQSAQQPPSSFQTTGRDGEGAQPRGASAMTASGADARTVSSGSSAWEGQLQSMILSEYASTEMSLHALYMHELHKQHTQLEPERHTWHRRESDESGESAHEELDAQRGAPVPIPRSASYPFSPRQPSEETATLQTGFQRRYGGITDPGTVHRAPSHFSRLPLGGWAEDGQSARHPEPVPEESSEDELPPQIHKV, encoded by the exons ATGGCCCACTTCGAGACGCAGTACCAGCGCCTGGAGAGCTCCTCCACCGAGTCCCCTCCCGGCGGCGGCGACTTGCTCGTCCACGTTCCCGAGGGCGCCAAGT CTCCATGGCACCACATCGAGAACCTGGACCTGTTCTTCTCTCGC GTCTATAACCTGCATCAGAAGAATGGCTTCACTTGCATGCTCATTGGAGAGATCTTTGAGCTCAT GCAGTTCATCTTTGTGGTGGCATTCACCACCTTTCTTATTAGCTGCGTTGATTACGACATCCTTTTTGCCAACAAAGCGGTAAATCACAGCCAGCATCCAAGTGAGCCCATTAAGGTGACTCTGCCAGATGCCTTCCTGCCTCCAAATGTCTGCAGTGCAAG AATCCAGGCAAACAGCTTCCTCATCTGCATCCTGGTGATAGCTGGGGTTTTCTGGATCCACCGACTTGTCAAATTTATCTACAACATCTGTTGCTATTGGGAGATTCACTCCTTCTACATCAATGCCCTCAAAATCCCCATG TCCACCCTGCCCTACTACACCTGGCAGGAGGTGCAGGCCCGCATCGTGCAGATCCAGAAGGAGCACCAGATCTGCATCCACAAGAAGGAGCTGACAGAGCTGGACATCTACCACCGCATCCTCCGCTTCAAGAACTACATGGTAGCCATGGTGAACAAGTCACTGCTGCCCATCCGCTTCCGCCTGCCTCTGCTGGGAGACACCGTCTTCTACACGCGTGGGCTCAAGTACAACTTTGAGCTCATCTTCTTCTGGGGGCCCGGCTCCCTCTTTGAGAATGAGTGGAGCCTGAAGGCTGAGTACAAGCGGGCTGGGAACCGCCTGGAGCTGGCTGAGAAGCTCAGCACTCGCATCCTCTGGATTGGCATTGCTaacttcctcctctgccccctcATCCTCATCTGGCAAATCCTCTACGCCTTCTTCAGCTACACAGAGATCCTGAAGCGGGAGCCGGGCAGTCTGGGTGCCCGCTGCTGGTCTCTCTACGGCCGCTGTTACCTCCGTCACTTCAACGAGCTGGACCACGAACTGCACTCACGCCTCAGCAAGGGGTACAAGCCGGCTTCCAAGTACATGAACTGCTTTATCTCCCCGCTCCTCACTATCGTGGCCAAGAACGTGGCCTTCTTTGCTGGCTCCATCCTGGCTGTGCTCATCGCTCTCACCATCTATGACGAGGATGTACTGGCGGTCGAGCATGTCCTGACCACGGTCACCCTGCTCGGGGTGGGCATCACGGTGTGCAG GTCTTTCATCCCCGACCAGCACTTGGTGTTttgcccagagcagctgctgcGAGTCATCCTGGCGCACATCCACTACATGCCTGACCACTGGCAGGGCAATGCCCACCGCTACGAGACCAGGGACGAGTTTGCCCAGCTTTTCCAGTACAAAGCG GTCTTCATCCTGGAGGAGCTCCTGAGTCCTATCATTACGCCCCTGATTCTCATCGTCTGCCTGCGGCCCAAGTCCCTGGACATCGTTGACTTCTTCCGCAACTTCACCGTGGAGGTGGTGGGTGTGGGTGACACCTGCTCCTTTGCCCAGATGGACGTGCGCCAGCATGGCCACCCGGCG TGGATGTCAGCAGGAAAGACGGAGGCCTCCATTTACCAGCAGGCCGAGGATGGCAAGACGGAGCTGTCCCTCATGCACTTTGCCATCACCAACCCCAAGTGGCAGCCGCCCCGCGAGAGCACGGCCTTCATCGGCTTCCTGAAGGAGCGAGTGCACCGGGACAGCAGCGTGGCGCTGGCTCAGCAGGCTGTGCTCCCCGAAAACGCCCTCTTCAGCTCCATCCAGTCCCTGCAGTCGGAGTCGGAg CCTCACAGCCTGATTGCCAACGTGATAGCGGGCTCCTCGGCACTGGGCTTCCACATGGGCCGGGAGGGTCAGGCCTCCCGCCATCTCTCCGAAGTGGCCTCAGCCTTGCGTTCCTTCTCCCCGCTCCAGTCTGCCCAGCAGCCTCCCAGCAGCTTTCAGACGACAGGAAGGGATGGAGAGGGAGCCCAGCCTCGGGGCGCCAGTGCCATGACAGCCTCTGG TGCCGATGCGAGGACCGTGAGCTCGGGGAGCAGCGCCTGGGAGGGTCAGCTACAGAGCATGATCCTGTCGGAGTACGCCTCCACTGAGATGAGTCTCCATGCACTCTACATGCACGAG TTGCACAAGCAGCACACCCAGCTGGAGCCCGAGCGGCACACTTGGCACCGGCGAGAGAGTGACGAGAGCGGGGAGAGCGCCCATGAGGAGCTGGATGCTCAGCGGGGTGCCCCCGTCCCCATCCCTCGCTCTGCCAGCTACCCCTTCTCGCCGCGGCAGCCTTCTGAGGAGACGGCCACGCTGCAGACCGGCTTCCAGCGGCGATACGGTGGCATCACAG ACCCAGGCACAGTACACAGAGCCCCATCGCACTTCTCCCGCCTCCCGCTGGGAGGCTGGGCTGAGGATGGGCAGTCAGCGAGACACCCAGAGCCTGTgccagaggagagctcagaggacgAGCTTCCACCACAGATCCACAAG GTATAG